The Leptospira stimsonii genome includes the window CGTTCACGTCGTGATTGTTTCCTTTTCTTATTAGAATCGTATTTTGCGCGGCAAGAGGCGCGGATCGAACCGAAACCTTATGCAAGGAATTTTGTTTCCAGGAATAAATTCCCGTTGGCAACGGAAAAGACCAAGTGTTCCCTACGACGACTGCACCTTGAAAAAAACCTCCGTCTAACGAAACCTCAACGGTAGAAGCGAATGGGGCCGTATTTCCTATTAAAAAACCGGAATGAATCACCCCTAAGTCTCGGACGTTGCGAATCGAAGGAGATAGACAATTCAAAGTTTGTCCTAAAAGACATTGGACAATTAAGTTTTCATAATATGGAGACGAACTAACGTCGCCCGGATTTAGACTTTGAATTCTTGCGCAACCGGAGCAAAGAAGAACATAGAAAAGAATGATGGTATTCCTTTGAAAAGAACGCATAAATGTTAAAACGAAATCGGATAAAAAAGACTTCAAATGAGTTAAGTTTTTTTTACAGCGAGAAAGTATTCGGGGATAGAATGAATCGCTCACTCGTTTCAAATTAGGTGACAGAGGATATTCGAGTCAATTCTAATTCTTAGGAAAAGAATATGGAAGATCGCGTAGAATCCGGAACAAAGCGAGAAAAGTTTATTTCTTTTTCCGACTCGGAAGATATTTATAATATTCCACTTCGATCGTATTAATTAAGAATGTGTAATATTTCACGAGTTTCTTATCGTATTTTTTCTTCTGCGCTTCGTTTCTTAAGAATTCGGATATTTGATCCCGTATCAACGGCGCCTTGAGGTCGTTGTGATTTAAAATGATGGAACCCGGCATTCCTTGAGGAACTAAATCGTCTGGAATCACGATCGTTGCCGAATGCTGTAATAAGGCGTATTCGATTGTGGACGCAACTTTATCGTCGTCCTTCTCCGTTTTAAGATGAGCTACACTGCTTCGAATGTTATCCAAATTCTCATATATCTTTTTTCGCAAGGATCGAGAATCGTGAATTTTATCCGTAATCTTTGTAAAACGACTCGGGAACACGAATCGTTCCGCACCTTTCGCAATGAGACTTACTTTCTTTTCTTTCGGGGTTTCACCTTTTGTGTAAGTATGTTCGTCTTCGGAATCATCTCCTCCGGAATAAAAACCGTCCGAAGAATAGGAAGTCGCAGATCCGTATTCTCCTTTAAATCCGGATCCTAGTGAAGCGCCTCCGCCCACACCCCCAAGAATATCCGATTTGTCTTTTTCTCTAAAATAAAAGGCGAGCATCAGACCTAAAAATAGACTCACCGGAATTCCCACGAATAAAACTCCGGTAGTTTTAAAATGAACGGAAGCGATTAAAAAAAGAATCATACTTGCGACAAAACCGAGCATTCCCATTGGAAGATTGAACTTCTTAGCAAATTCTTGGGAGCGTTGTTTTTCCGCTTCGAGTTGTTCTAATGCCTGAATTCCTTGTTGCAATTTGACGATGCTATCTGCCTTTAACTTCGCGTTTAAACCAGGGTGCTTTGGATTGCTGAGACTCGCGTTGATTTCTCTCGCTATATCCAAATCTTTTTGAAAGGAAGGATTATTTGTAGCCATTCCGCTTAACTTGTGTAAGACGGCCGCCATATATCCCGGATCCACCGCGTAGATTTCCGAAGTCTGGTCCGGCTTTTCTATCACCTTCATTCCGAATTGCGCCACAATGTCTCTCTTTAATTCTTCCACCAAAGCCGGATAACGTGATTCGTCTAAAAGCCCGGAGGATTTTAATTTTTGCTCCGGAGAAAATCGATAAAGAGTCTGTTCTTGTAGAGTAGTTTCCGCGATCTTATTTAGAATTCTCGTTTTTAAGGATTTAAAAACGTTCTCCTCTTTTCTCTGAACCAACTTATCTTTCTCTTCGATTAGTCTGGAAAGAATTTGAATCGAAGCTCTACATGTTTCTGCGACTTTTTTTCCAAGTTCGTCGGTCTCCCGATCGAAAGGATAGTCGTTGATAAGCGAAATGAGGGCTTTTACTTTTTCGCTGTTTTGTTTTCTTCCCGGCTCGACGAGTTGAATATGTGTCTGTTCAAATTCGGCGATTCTTGTCTTAAAAAGACTATAACCCGCCCTTTCACTCAATTCCTTGAGATATGGAATTGCGAACTTTTCGAGCGCATCCGCCTGACATCGATAATGTGCGATTACCTCGGGCTGATTTACATATGATCCGTCCGGATTCAACTGAAGATCATCGAGGATGATATGATAGTCCGGAAGAATTTTCATTACATAATTCTTCTTAAGCGAATAGGAAAGAAAATCGCGCAAGAAATCCATCATAGGAATATAACTATAAGGCTGAAAACCTCGCTTCAATAAGGTGGAAAACTCGGCTTCGATCGAAGCCAATTTCGGAAATAACCAGAGTTTACCCGCTTTGTTCTTATGAAGTAAAAAAGCGCCGGGGCTATCTTCATCCGGAAGTTTGGGTTTTTTAGCACGATTTTGAAGAATTAGATCGATCAATTCTTCGGAAAACTCGAAACACGCGACTCGAAATGGAGTCACATCCGTTTTGGTTTCTTTTTGCGGACTTGCAATCGCTATCCGAGCCAGAACCTTCGCACCGTTACGAACAAGAAACGGATAGATATAAGCGGATTTATTTTTCCCTTTTTTTTCGTAATCGACCAGTTGTCTCAGAGCAAGATCAATGCTTTGCGGGGACTTGGACTGCTCGCTTAGATTCCTATATTTATTGAGAAGTTCTGAAAGCTTGTCTAACGTGAGTAAGTAAGAAGGATGAATCCCTTTCGAACCGTGTTTTTCCGTTTTCTTATGCCAGTCTCTTAACTCATCCAAAATACAACGCGCGGTGGCCGAGAGACCGACAGCGCCCTCGTTTAAAAAAATATAATCCGGCATAAGAGACTGGATTTCCACCGGCTTACTCGCCGCTAGTTCTTCAAAGCTTATGTCCTGTTCCGTGCTTTCCATTTTTCCTAACAATATAACAAAATAATTTCGATAACTTGAATCTTTCTAAGTATCCAGTCTTCCAATCCGAATGACAGGACGAAACCTTTTTATTTGGAGAATTTTTCCAATACTCGACCGATTTTTATGATTCCTTCTTCTATCTCTTTTTCTTCTCTCACAAAGCTCAAACGAAAACATTCTTCTCTATGAGTCCAACTCGAATCCGAACCCGGAAAGAAAGTTTTTCCGGGAACGATGATCACACCGGCTTCTTTTAGAATCGGATATAACTCCGAAACCGTAAGTTTTAAATTTTTCACCCAGATCCATAGAAAGAAGGCGCCCTCACTCTGATGAATTCTATAATTCAATTCGGAATTCCAATTCCGAAGAATCAAATCCCTCGCAAATTCCGACTTTTTTTGGTAGTAAGGTAGAATAACGTTCTTACACAAATGTTTCCATTCTCCGGAACGAAAAAGATCCAGTGCTATGTATTGACCCGGACTTGCACTCGTAAGATTGATAACCGAATTGGCTTTCTGCAGGAGTTCGATCGTTTCAGGATCGCCCAGAACAAATCCTGTTCGAACTCCGGGAAGCCCAAGCTTGGAAAGGCTAAAACCTTGAATCATTCCCGGTTTATGAATAAACGAACTCTTTTCGAAAACGACTCCCGGAAAAGGATAACCGTACGCATTATCGATTAACAAAGGTATGTCGGCTTCCCTCGATTTTGAAATCAAAAATTCCAGCTCGGAATCGGTGATCACGTTTCCGGTTGGGTTGGTCGGTCGAGAAACACAAATACAACCCGCTTGCTCCTTCCAATCGGAAACATTTTGAAAATTTTCCTTGTCTATATAATACTTATAATAGGAAGAATCGATCTCCTGAATTTTTGGCAAAAAGGATAAAAAGGAATCCGTTTCTAATGTCTGATCCGTATAACCTATGTATTCTGGAAGAATAGGAAATAGAATTTTTTTTCTCCTATCATTCGCGAACGCTCCGGAGAAAAAATTCAGTAAAAGATAAAACGCATTTTGACTTCCATTTGTGATCGCAATTTGATTTTCAGAAATGGAAGTTCCCGATTCTTCCGATAAAATGAATGCAACTCGCTCCCGAAGTTCTTGAATTCCGGCCGGTGACTCGTAATTCCCGAGACTTTTATGAAGACTTCCGGACTGGATCTGTTTCGAAACGATCTCTTTCCAAACCTCCGCGACTTCCGGAATCAGCGCTGGATTTCCTCCGCCCAACATACAAGCGCCGGGTGGAGGGCTTCCAAGATCTTCCATAAGTTGTCCAATCCCCGTTTGCTCCTTGAATTTTCGACCAAATTGAGAATATTGCATACTGTACCAAATTTCTTCCGAACTCTATAGCAGGAAATAGAATCTAAACGAAAAGAGAAATTTTGTAGATTCTTTTTGAAAAGAATCGGAACCTCTTCCCATTCCTTTATGATGGCGATAATCCAGCGGGATTCGCTTTCAGAACAAAGACTTAGATTTGGACAAAATACTTTCTTACGGGAATCAGAGAATCGACATGGAATTAAATCAAAACAGACTCAAGTCCAAGGAAATTTTAGACCTCGGCGCATTCTTAAAACAATATCCTTGGGATGAAGAATGGATCCGTTCCGCAAAACCGGTGGAAGTACTTTGGGAATTCGAATTGGATATAGATGTAGAATCTCTTTGGCCTTGGCTTATCGATACCTCTTCGTTTAACAAAAGAATCGGGATTCCCGAAATGAAATACGTTGAGAAAGAAGGAAAGTTGTTCGGCCGCTCCAGAAACGCGGGAATTCTGATGGAATGGGAGGAAGTTCCTTGGGAATGGGAATATTGCAAAGGACTAAACAACGCGCGCATTTATAGCAAAGGTTTCGGGAAATACGTTCGTTGCCGTTACATCGTAGAAAAACTTTCATCAAACAAAACAAAGCTCACCGTTTACTTCGGTTGGATTCCGAGAGGAATTCTGGGAAAATTGATTCTCCCCATCGGAATGAAACAACTCTTTAAAGATTATCAAAAAGGACTTTTGGGAGTTCTGACTGATATTGAAACCAGAAAACGAAACGATTCAATCATCAATTTTAAGAGTACGTTGAAAGAATCAGAACCGATCGCGGAGAGCATTAAGCTAAAACAAATCAGAAACAATTTAATTCGTGAAGGAATCGACGAAACATTAATTGATCGAGTGATTCATTATATTCTTTCTGAAGACGAAAACGAACTCTATCGGATTCGAATTAAGAAGTTGGTCTCGGAATGGAAGGTTCCTCTGGAAAGTCTTCTTCTCCTTTTTTTACACGGTTGTAGGCAAGGACTTTTTACTCTTTCTTGGGATGTGATCTGTCCTCATTGCAGAGGTGTTCGATCAGAACTTAACAACTTAGGAGACGTTCCTTCACAAGATTCTTGCGACGTATGCGGAATCGATTTTGAATCATCCAAACTCAATACGATTGAAATCACTTTTCATATTCATCCTTCGATAAGAGAAGTTCAAAAAAGATTTTTTTGCGCGGCGGAACCCGCAACGAAGACTCATATTCGTTTTCAAAGGACGATTCCACCCGGTGCGGAGTATATTACAAATTTATTATTGAACGACGGTATCTATCGTCTTAGAATCGCCGGAGAAAAAAAGTACAATCTCTTAGAATTACAACCTTCTTCGAACGAAACCGTACGCTGGACCGCCGATCAATCCGAGCAGGAAATCACAGCAAAACCCGAACCGACGGTTCAAATATACAATAGCGAACTTTCTCCGAGGACGTTCGTGATTGAGGAAAAAAAAGAAGACGCTTATAGTTTGCGACCTGCGGAATTATTCAATTTTCAGGACTTTCGTGACCTTTTTACGGAACAAGCGATCGCTTCCGACCTTCAATTGGACATCGGTGTACAAACGATTCTCTTTACGGATATTGTAGGTTCCACTCGATTCTATATTTCAGAAGGGGATACAGGTGCATTCAAAGAAGTAAGAGAGCATTTCGTACAAGTTTTCCGAATCATCAAAGAAAACAAAGGCGCCGTTGTAAAAACCATCGGAGACGCTGTTATGGCTTCGTTTTCAAGTCCGTTAGATTCTATACTTGCCTCGGTTGAATTGCAGAAGGTGTTTCAAATTTCTCCGGAAAACAGAATTCAAATTCGAATCAGCGTTCATACGGGATCTTGTTTAGCGGTGAATCTCAACAGCAATATCGATTACTTTGGAAACACGGTAAACTACGCTTCAAAACTGCAAGGCATCACCGACGCCGGTGAAATCGTTTTTTCAGAAGCGATCTTTAGAGACAGTGAGATTCGGAATTATCTGAGAGAGAGCGGTTTGAAAGTAAGAAAAGTTCCGTTTCAATTACCCTGGTCAAAAGAGGAAGAGGCAGCATACAAATTGGCATACGACCTTAAATGAGTTCTATTAGAAGCGTCCTTTTTAAGACGCTTCTTTTTCCAGCTGATCGAAAACTTGTAAGAAAAGATTGGATTCTTGCGCACCCGAAACGGCGTATTTTTCGTTAAAGACGAAAAAAGGAACTCCGGAAACGCCCAGTTGCCTACCTCTTAATTCTTCTTCTTGAACTTCTTTTAAGAGAATTTCATTTCCTTTTACGTTGTCCAAATCTTCTTCGTTCATTCCAACTTGTTTCAGACTTTCAATGATAACGGTTGTATCCGAAAGATTCTTACCTTCAGCAAAAAAGTTTTTGAAGAAAATTTCGGCAAGTTCGGAAGCCTTTCCTTTTTCTTTTGCTCTTCGGATCAGAGCGTGCAATAAGAAAGTATTCGGTTGATGGCCTTGTTGTTCGGTCGAAAAAGGAAGACCTTCCGCTGTGGCAATGTCCGCCACTCTCTGCACCATCATCTTGATCTGATCCAAAGAACCGAACTTTCGGGTCATGTGTAAAACCCGATCTTCTCCTTCGGGTGCAAGATTTGGATTCAGTTGAAAAGCTTTCCATTCTATCTCAATCTTATCATCCGGGTGGGACTTTTTACGAAGCTCAATCGCGTCTTCTAATCTTTTTTTTCCGATGTAACACCAAGGACAAACTACGTCCGAATAAATTGAAATTTTCGTTTCCAATTCCGATCTCCAAATCTCCTCAGAGGAGAAAATTTAATTTAGCACAATAGCGGATATTTTAGTAAGAATAAGAGGAAAATTTCTTTTTTGAATCCTAAGAAATCAACCTTACAAGAAGTTTGACTCGAAATTCGTCCCGTATGTTTTAGCAGAAACGAGGTAGAATTCAACTTTTTAGAAAAAGAAGCAAAAGCGAAGTCGATGTAAATTTCCCGTATTTGAAAACAAAAAGAAGAACGAAAAATTTCTGATTCAAAAATCAAAAAGATCCTGAATGAATGCGATGGAGACGGCGGGGTTCGAACCCGCGTCCTATTGCGCCCCAGATTAGCCTCTACGTGTGTAGTCTATGTATAAAGTTGTCGGATCGAGTTTAACCCACAGACAGGACTCTCTTTCCTATTCAGCTCGAATACGATCTCTCTCAGGAACCGAAAACCAAAAGAGACGCCTCCCGAAAAGTGTCAGAACGTTTGGCCCTCAGGAGAAAGAACCAAGGTTCCGTAGCAGAGATTAAGCTGCTAGGGCTAATTCGTTATTAGCGGTTATTGTTTGAAGGTTTTGAGAGGAGCCTACAACCTCTACACGCCACATAATCCCTGACAACAACAGTCGAAACCAATTTCGTCCCCGAGTTATCTGCTATTTAGACTGTCAGAATTTAAAAACTTAGGACCACTCGCAAGTTTTTTATCAAATTAAGAATTTTATGAGAAAGGGCAGTGTCTTCGTATTAAAAAAGGAGAAAAAAGAAGAATTCATCTGTTAACCAGGTAACCAATTCACTTAAAAAGGGGTGCAGTACTATGGATCAAATCAAGGACAAAATTTCTTCGTTTGGAGCGTTTCTTTCCTTTGCAGGAATCGTTTCTGGAGCTTTGAGTTTCTTCAACTATAACTTACGGATTCTTATGTGGATCGACAATTGGGGAGTTGCAACCGGCTGGGCTATTCGCGCCGGACTGATCGCTGTTGGTGTAATTTTCTATTTTGTAGGGAAGATAGGAAGAGATTCGGCAACCGCTTAATGAATCGAGGGCCATTTCAAAAAAGAATGGCCCTCTTAAAAATAAAAAACCAAAGAAACCTTAGATTCCGATTCACCTGCTTCCGGCCTAAAACGGCTTCCGACTTTTAATTCAAAAGAACCTTTCTCCATCGAAGTTCTCTCTTTCTTCTTACTTATCATGGAAATAACTTGAGTAACGGAAAAATCCAAAATCAAGACGGACAATAAACCAGTAATCGCTCTCTCTTTTCCTTCTTTAATCTTTTCCGAAGTCGTATAACCTCCGGAAATCGGATCCTTCACTAAGGATGCGTTCTCGTATGAAATAACTAAACTGATAAATTTAGGGTTTTGAGGGGAAACACTCGGGTCAAGATTTGCATAGGCGGAAAGAAGATGCACTGGATCGTCGTAGAAGTGGACGGTCGGTTTCGTATAAAGGGAAATAAGATGAACGAGATAGAGTTCACTCATCGAAAAGAACGCTCCTAAGGAAGGATATCCCAATAGATACAGATTGGACCAACCGGGAATCAAGCTTGGAAGCGCTTCTCGAATCGATTGCCTTGCGATTTCAACATTGTTGTGAAACGACTGAGACTGGTTCGTCCTTTTTTTCGACGAATCCTGAAACACATCGTTGTCGGTTGTATTTTCATCTTCGGGTTTCAGAGAATTTCTCGAAGTATTGGTCCATTGAACCGGCAAGGATTTTATAGATTTTATCGAACTGATGGGAATGTTTAATTTTTCACCGGATTCGGATTCTAAAGTGACGTTCGATTTTCCGAGTGTAGTTCTAACATTCTTGTATTCGATCCCATTCCTCAGAATGAGCGTATCAGCGGAGAGGTTTTTGAAAAATCCAAAGAGAAAAAAAAGAATACAAAAAATGAAGAAAGCGATTCTCACCGATTTGTTAGGATGAAACAAGAGTGATTTAAAAAAAGTTCGCATGACTTTGTTAAGGCTTAGAAACGGAATCGAACTATAGAAAACTTCAACGAATTATATAGAATAATCGAGTTTTTTATTCGAAATCGATCGAATCGACGGCATCAACTGGAAACAAAAGATTTCCATCCGATTTTAAAAGAATATAGAAGCTATCGTGTTGATAAACAAAACCTTTTTCTTTTGAACCGTCTTTGAAATAGATCACTCTTTCAATATCAGGCTGATTCTTATCCTTTAAGATTTGAATCAAAGGTGTATTGTCCAACTTTGCAACCAAGGATTTTAATTTTTCCACCTCGCGCAGATCGGTTGGAGGAAAACGAACCATGGAATTAAATTTCGCGGCCAGATCCTTTTCTTCATTCGGAAGCAAATTTTTAATTTTCTTGCTGAGATTTTGATCGATAGCAAATATCTGATCTCCGTTTAATTTCTGAACATCGGAGGAAAGAGCGAATACGAAATCACCTTCCACTCTCATTCCCTTTGCTTTTGCCTCTTCAATGCTCTTTTCCAGAGATCGAATTTTTTTAAGACCGGATTCCGGAATTCCTTTCCAAGATAATGATTGTCCCCGATTGATTTCGACTTTTTTGCTCTGAAAAAGAATCGGGAAGTTGATTTTTAAGAATTCACGTTCTTCTTCGGAAAGAGTATTCGCAGTCTTTTCAAAAGCAACGGAAGGTCCCGTTTCAATTTCAACCGTACCATCCAAAACATCCAGATCCAAGTCAGAATGAAATTCTCCAACGTTTCGAGAATAAACAACCTTCGTACCAACCAAGAGTGCCCGTACATCAGGCGAAAGAATGGAAAGCAAACCCTCGGAAGGATCCGCCTCATTTTTGATCGAATCAATAAGAATCGAACCGCGGTCCACCAAAACAGTTGAATTTTTCCGATTTC containing:
- a CDS encoding valine--pyruvate transaminase, whose translation is MQYSQFGRKFKEQTGIGQLMEDLGSPPPGACMLGGGNPALIPEVAEVWKEIVSKQIQSGSLHKSLGNYESPAGIQELRERVAFILSEESGTSISENQIAITNGSQNAFYLLLNFFSGAFANDRRKKILFPILPEYIGYTDQTLETDSFLSFLPKIQEIDSSYYKYYIDKENFQNVSDWKEQAGCICVSRPTNPTGNVITDSELEFLISKSREADIPLLIDNAYGYPFPGVVFEKSSFIHKPGMIQGFSLSKLGLPGVRTGFVLGDPETIELLQKANSVINLTSASPGQYIALDLFRSGEWKHLCKNVILPYYQKKSEFARDLILRNWNSELNYRIHQSEGAFFLWIWVKNLKLTVSELYPILKEAGVIIVPGKTFFPGSDSSWTHREECFRLSFVREEKEIEEGIIKIGRVLEKFSK
- a CDS encoding adenylate/guanylate cyclase domain-containing protein; translation: MELNQNRLKSKEILDLGAFLKQYPWDEEWIRSAKPVEVLWEFELDIDVESLWPWLIDTSSFNKRIGIPEMKYVEKEGKLFGRSRNAGILMEWEEVPWEWEYCKGLNNARIYSKGFGKYVRCRYIVEKLSSNKTKLTVYFGWIPRGILGKLILPIGMKQLFKDYQKGLLGVLTDIETRKRNDSIINFKSTLKESEPIAESIKLKQIRNNLIREGIDETLIDRVIHYILSEDENELYRIRIKKLVSEWKVPLESLLLLFLHGCRQGLFTLSWDVICPHCRGVRSELNNLGDVPSQDSCDVCGIDFESSKLNTIEITFHIHPSIREVQKRFFCAAEPATKTHIRFQRTIPPGAEYITNLLLNDGIYRLRIAGEKKYNLLELQPSSNETVRWTADQSEQEITAKPEPTVQIYNSELSPRTFVIEEKKEDAYSLRPAELFNFQDFRDLFTEQAIASDLQLDIGVQTILFTDIVGSTRFYISEGDTGAFKEVREHFVQVFRIIKENKGAVVKTIGDAVMASFSSPLDSILASVELQKVFQISPENRIQIRISVHTGSCLAVNLNSNIDYFGNTVNYASKLQGITDAGEIVFSEAIFRDSEIRNYLRESGLKVRKVPFQLPWSKEEEAAYKLAYDLK
- a CDS encoding DsbA family oxidoreductase → METKISIYSDVVCPWCYIGKKRLEDAIELRKKSHPDDKIEIEWKAFQLNPNLAPEGEDRVLHMTRKFGSLDQIKMMVQRVADIATAEGLPFSTEQQGHQPNTFLLHALIRRAKEKGKASELAEIFFKNFFAEGKNLSDTTVIIESLKQVGMNEEDLDNVKGNEILLKEVQEEELRGRQLGVSGVPFFVFNEKYAVSGAQESNLFLQVFDQLEKEAS
- the rsx gene encoding LIMLP_03685 family anti-sigma factor; its protein translation is MKLKEDNIEHFEELLGKYLYGELDTEGKKELLNFVLKNEKARSMYQASTRTNSVVAYALSEEREGKSSVDNRFGKLLEFKNSVFHSGWIVSLAAAILLVSGVSIWFGFLFESDAKLDQAFIHSYGDCKIDGIAPQPGATLLNKKLVSGNYSICEFQLEGPKSVAVRVLPDSEVSLTGNRKNSTVLVDRGSILIDSIKNEADPSEGLLSILSPDVRALLVGTKVVYSRNVGEFHSDLDLDVLDGTVEIETGPSVAFEKTANTLSEEEREFLKINFPILFQSKKVEINRGQSLSWKGIPESGLKKIRSLEKSIEEAKAKGMRVEGDFVFALSSDVQKLNGDQIFAIDQNLSKKIKNLLPNEEKDLAAKFNSMVRFPPTDLREVEKLKSLVAKLDNTPLIQILKDKNQPDIERVIYFKDGSKEKGFVYQHDSFYILLKSDGNLLFPVDAVDSIDFE